In Vicia villosa cultivar HV-30 ecotype Madison, WI linkage group LG7, Vvil1.0, whole genome shotgun sequence, the DNA window TAGCTTATAACAACAACTTAAAGTTTAAAACAAAACAgtttcatatttttatataaacacGTATACGATAGATGATTAAGCTATAAGCACTTAATTAGAGTCTAATTTCATTTCAACAACACAAAATCATtcaaaagaaatagaaacaaacCTGTTGAAAACAACAGCCAATGTCTCAGAATTGAGAGGATCCTCCAAGAAGAACTTCAACTGAGAAGCTCTTTTAGCTGATGAAAACCTAACAACAGGTGCTCTAGACATAGCATCTCTCAAAACAACACTCTCAGCACCACCAGAAGCATATATCGCTTTACACCCTCTATTAGTACTAGCAACCAAACACCCTTCAGTAGTCGCCATCGGAACTGTATACTCAAACCCATCCAACAACAACGGTCCCGCCACACCAACCGGAATTTGAACAAACCCAACCGGCATTTCACAACACTGCCCTAAAATCGCCTCGTAGTTAAACCCTTCTAATGGCAAACCTTCCAACGATTTCCCTGACGTTCTCTGTAAAGCCTCGCGACGAATCGCGGCGGCACGGTAACAGTCGCCGAGCCGCGATTCAAGCGCGTAGGAAGGTACTGTGCCTTCCACGACCGAATTCACGATCTCCTCGTCTTCTTTTATGCAGAATGAGGGTTTCGGTACGGTGGATTTGGGAAGAGGCTGATCTGGGATGGAACTAGCGACCGGGAAGTTTGTTTGGCCGGTGGTGATAGTGTCGTCGAGGTCCCAACCGTCGTTGGAAGCGCGTGAGATGAACGACTGAACGAAATCGATTCCGAAGAAACCTAGGAGGTAGATGAAAGAAGCGATGAGGGAAACAATGGCGGCGATCTCGGAGAGAGTGACGACGTGAAGAGGAGTGGAGCTACGGATCTTGTCACGCCATCTTCCGAGGAGGTAGTACGCGACGGAGAAGAAGAGCGTGAAGAAGATTGTGTTGGTGAGGTAGAGAGGGAGAGGGAGTGCATCGGAAGCTTTGAGGGACGGTGTAGGGGAAGTTGATTTGAGACGGCGGGAATGGTGGCGGTCGGTTGTCGCTTCGGCGCCGGGGATGGTTGCGGCCGGCGGCCGGCGATGGAGGTCCATTATTGAAGAGAGAGTTAGAGATAGAGAcagttagagagagagagagtttggagagagaaagtgagagatgTTTGGGAGAATGGAATGGGAATGAGTGGTTTATAGTGTGAAGAATGTGTTTGCGCCAGCGAAGTTGCTACGCTGCCACCGGACCCAGCTTCGTTGctgttttttcttttgtattttaaGCGCTTTTTTTAATcgttttttttttactataataGGCGTTCAAATAACTGTGACATCTTATTTTTGTTTCAACTTGGTCAAGGTGTACAACCTATCAATACCAACAGATTTTTCACTTCTTAAAAAAaactcttgtttttttttttttagacaaaatcctCTCCATTTTTTTTCTCAGTTTTTGTGATAGAGAATGCCTTTATTGAGAATGCCTTTATGCCAAAGATTCAGTTGAGTTGGAAGTCTATCCAATATTAAGCGTCAGCCAAATTCTTTTATTTTACTAGGAATAGAGGATTGTCAAAGCCTATTACACGCCATTATGAAGATGATGCATTGCTTAGAGTCTAAGAAATGCAGACATCACTATAGTCGTTGCTCGAGCTATAATTCTGAGAAGGATCTGACGGTAAAGAAATAGTATTTAAAGCATGCTTTATTAGAATATGAAGTGGAGACAGCTTCTGCGTAACAAGTTGTCTGGTCCAACGAAAATTCCAAGCCTAAGAATCTGCAAACCAATCTCCCATCTCTCGAACCTTCACGTTTTTGTTTTGGGGAAGAAGAAACATGTCAAAGAATTTAGCTTTTAACGTGATATTATCGCACTAGACTTCGTTCCAAAAGGAAATGGAGTCGCCCCATTTTGACATGTTTCCGAACCAATTTACTTCTCCATCTTCAACATTTGTTTCTAATCTGTCCGGACAAAGTAGCTTATGAGAAACGTCCACGTACCTAAATTTGATTAAATTAGACAATACAGTGTTATGTTCGTTGAGAATATTTTTCACTCTGAGCCTTCCTTCCTCCTTTGATGAACATACAATGTCCCACTTTATCCATTAAACTTTACCCGATTTCAGATCTCCTTCCCAAAGAAAGCGCCTCTGGACTTAAGACAGCTCCGCAATGACCTTCTTTGATGCTTtggagaatgaaaaagaagaacaATGGAAGACTACTAATGACTGAATTTAAGAATATCATCCTTCCACCAATGGACAATTTCTTCCTTTTCAAAATGGAGAGATTTTTTTTAAAGAGGTGATAGACGACTTCCTAGTCTCTTCATCTTTGAGGTTTAGCGCGCAACGGAAATCCCAAGAAATGGAAATGAGTTTTATCAAGATTACTAAATAGAATGTTTGATGCTGACCGCAAGAAATGTTCTTCTGAATTCCATCCATAAAACTTGCTTTTGTGAAAGTTAACCTTTAAACCGGATACCAATTTGATATTTTTCAAGATAGTTGTAATGCTCCAAAGGTTGTCCCATGATCCTTAGCCTATTAATAAAGTATCATATACATATTGTACGATATTAAACTCGGGACTATCGTGAActttgaatattttgaaaaagtctAGCTCCACTGCCTTTTTCACTAGACCCGTGAGACTTTCTGCGACAATTAAGAATAGGAAGGGAGCAAGAGGAACTCCTTGTCGCGGCCCCTTACCCACCTTGAAATGTTTTGTTGAGTTGTCGTTAACTAATACCGACATTAGGGGAAATGCAAGCTCTCGTCCAGTTGGTCCAAATATCTGAGATGCTCATCTTCTTAGACATAAATTCTAGGTAATCCCAATTGACATATTTGTAAGCTTTCTCGAAGTCCACCTTTAGCATAAAACATTTATCCTTTCGTTTTTTAGCCAAACCGATCAGCTCATTGATCACTATCACCATGTCCACCAATTGTCTCCCACACAAGAAATTTGTTTGGTTCGAAGATATAACTCAATCTAACACCATTTAAAACCTTTTAGCGAGTGTTTTTGCGAGAACCTTATACATACGGAATTTTAGACTAATAGGTCTATATTTCGAAAGGGATTGCGGATTGTCGAATTAGATGAGTTAAACTTAAACATAGATATaaaatttaagaatttt includes these proteins:
- the LOC131615967 gene encoding 3-hydroxy-3-methylglutaryl-coenzyme A reductase 1-like, with amino-acid sequence MDLHRRPPAATIPGAEATTDRHHSRRLKSTSPTPSLKASDALPLPLYLTNTIFFTLFFSVAYYLLGRWRDKIRSSTPLHVVTLSEIAAIVSLIASFIYLLGFFGIDFVQSFISRASNDGWDLDDTITTGQTNFPVASSIPDQPLPKSTVPKPSFCIKEDEEIVNSVVEGTVPSYALESRLGDCYRAAAIRREALQRTSGKSLEGLPLEGFNYEAILGQCCEMPVGFVQIPVGVAGPLLLDGFEYTVPMATTEGCLVASTNRGCKAIYASGGAESVVLRDAMSRAPVVRFSSAKRASQLKFFLEDPLNSETLAVVFNRSSRFARLLGIQCAMAGKNLYMRFTCSTGDAMGMNMVSKGVQNVLDFLQNDFPDMDVIGISGNYCADKKPAAVNWIEGRGKSVVCEAVIKEEIVRTVLKTNVAALVELNMLKNLAGSAIAGALGGFNAHASNIVSAIFIATGQDPAQNIESSHCITMMEAVNDGKDLHISVTMPSIEVGTVGGGTQLASQSACLNMLGVKGASKESPGSNSRLLATIVAGAVLAGELSLMSAIAAGQLVKSHMKYNRSCKDVTKISS